From Impatiens glandulifera chromosome 7, dImpGla2.1, whole genome shotgun sequence:
TTGGCACTTGTTCCCCGCCTACAATTTGAATAATGTACGGGAATTTATTAGAACATTGTACTTTGTTTTCCCTTCGGTGTTCTGTCCTATTGGAGTCATGCAATTTTCTAAGCAATAAATGAAAGACAATACATAACAACATATCTACCTCATCGTGTAAAGAATAGAGGAAATGCTTAATTGTTATTCAATAAAGAACTATGCTATATATAGCACTAGTTAGTTACATCAAACTCTTAACAAAGAAAACTAAGACTGAAAAATAGCCACGATTACAAACGAATAAGACTTAATCAAAGTAAATTAACAATCCTACAAAATAGGAATTTATTCCAACTAGTCCTAAAGAGTAGGACAACTACTAACTCTTTTATTCCAACTAGTCCTAAAGACTCGAACAACTACTAACTCTTTCAATCTCTCCCTTAAGCTAATGTCATGAAGAACCATTATCTTATTTCTACAAAATCACACATACCAAGCGAGGCTCGAAGTTTTTGAAACACATCTACCTTCAATGGCGCTTGGTCGTGATATCTGCAATTTGATCATCACTTGCACAGTGAACTAAGGAGATAGTTCCTTCTTTTGATAAATTCCTTAAGAAGTGAAAACGAACATCGATATGTTTGTTGCGACCATGCATAACTGGATTTCTAGATAACTTGATTGTGGAGTTAATGTCACATTTTATGTTTGTACAACTCTTCCCTTCATAGATCATCACCTTGAGTATCCTCTTCATCCAAATGTCTTGACAAACACATACAACTGTTGCCACAAATTCTGCTTCGGTAGTAGATAGTGTCACGATAGGTTGTTTCTTCGAACTCTAAGCTACAGCTCCTGAACTGAGTAGAAATGCATATCCACTAGTACTTTTCCGATCGTCATTGTCACTGGCATAATCGCTGTTAGTGTAGGCTTCAAGTTCCTCCGTTTGACTCCCTTTCTTGTAGAAAATTCTCAGATTCATCGTTCGTTTTAGGTATCTAAGAACCCTTTTTGCAATTTGCAGATGAAGCATAATGAGTTTAGCCATATACCTGCTTAGCAGACTTGTAGCATACATTAGATCAGGCCTCGTGGAGGTGAGGTACATAAGACTTCTTACTATTTTTTGTAGTAAGTCTCATCCACAGGTACTCCCTCTACATCATTGTGAATCTTCAACCCTGGTGCAGTAGGATTGCTTGATGAATTGCTCTCCAATATCTCAAATCTTTTCAAAACTTCTTCTGCATACCTTCTTTGACAAATAAATATCCCTTCTTTCTTTTGTAAAACTTCAATACCCAAGAAATAACTCATACATCCCAAATTTGTCATGTTGAATTTCCTCATCATTGATGCTTTAAACTCCATCATCAAGGACTCATCATCACCAGTGAAAATTAAATCATCGACATAGATGCTGATGATGATAACTTTACCTTCCTTGCTTCTTTTGGTGAAGAGGGTTTGTTCACTATGGCAGCCCTGAAATCCTTCCTTAATGAAATGAGCTTTGATTCGACCAAaccaagctctaagagcttgttttagTCCGTACAGTGCCTTGTGCATTTGATACACCAGTTCTTCACTTCCTTTCTTCTAGCCTCTAGGTTGATCAACAAACACTTGTTCGGTCAGGTCGTCGTGCAAAAACACTGACTTTACATTAAGATGGTAAATTTTCCATCCTTTATGAGCTATTAATGCTATTACCATTCTTATTGTATCTAACCAAGCCACCGGAGAAAAAACCTCGGAGTAGTCAATGCCCTGTTTTTGAGAGTAACCCTTAGCTACAAGGTGAGCTTTGTGCTTTATGATCTTCCTATTTTCATCTCGCTTTTGTCTTAAAAACCCATTTGACTCCAATATTCTTGGCGCCTTTTGGTAACTTTGTGAGAGTTTAGGTGTTGTTCTTCTCTATGGAACTGATTTCACTGTCCATTGCCTGCctctattttttctctttcactAAATCTTGAAAATGAGTTGGATCTTCAGGACCCATATCTTGCACCATATTAATGTTGTCATCATCTGACAAAGTGTCTCCACTTACAAAATCATTCATCCAAGCAGGAGGTCTTCTTAATCTCCTTGGAACTTATGATTATTCCTCTTGAACTTGTGACTCTTCCTCATTATCCCACTTCCTCTTGAATTTGTGGCTCTTCCTCATTATCCTATTTTGTATTTTCTATCACTTCATTACCACCCTCAAGCTCATCTTCACTTCTCACGTTACCATCACCTCccttattttgtgttttatcaCCCTATTCTAGAACAACACCCACAAGTGTGTCGAATTCTTTTCTCCACTCCCACTGCTCACTTTCTTCAAACACCACATCTCGACTCACAATAATTTTGTTAGTTTCAACATTCAGAAGTCTATAGGCTTTAGTATTCTCACTTACTCCTAAGAAAACACAAACTGAACTTTTATTATCTAGTTTACATCTATTGACTTTGGGAACGTGAGCATGAGCTATACATCCCCAAACTTTTAAGTGCTCCACTTGAGGCTTGACTCCACTCCAAGCTTCGTGAGGGGTGACGTCTTTTACTAGCTAAAGTGGGACATCGGTTCAGTACATGAAAAGTCCAGTTGACTACTTTTGGCCAAAAAGATTTTGGAATTTTCTTTGCTGAAAGTAATGCTCGCACCATATTCATTATTGTTCGGTTCTTCCTCTCGGCGACGCTATTTTGTTGAGGTGTGTAGGCATTTGTTAGTTGTCTACGAATCCTGCTCTCattgaaaaaattatcaaaaacaatGGAGGTGTATTCACCGCCTCTATCAGTTCTTAGAGACTTGAGTGGCTTCCCTACTTTCTTTTCAACCAAAATCTTGAACATTTTGAAACATTCTAGGgcttctaattttttttctaaacaataAACCCATCCTTTTCTGCTGAAATCGTCGATAAGGCTTAGAAAATACCTCTTTCCACTGTTGGATGTAGAAGTTATAAGACCATAAATGTCTAAGTAAACGAGCTCCAACGACTGAGTTTCTCTCCAAGAGACATGCTTCGGGATTGCACTTCTTGTTTGTTTTCCATTTAGGCAATCCACACACGTTACAGCTGAAGCTGAGAACCTTGGAATACCATATACCATCTCTTTGTAATGAAGTGTGTGCAGACCTTTATAACTGAGGTGGCCATATCGTTGGTGCTAAAGCTTATATAGATCATCTCCATTTGTGTGAAAACAATccacttcttttcttctttcttgttgCACATTATTTACCCTGGGTGATTCTAACACAATGGTGAACATCCTGTTTGCACTCTTCTTAGTCTGTATAATCAAACCTCTTTGTGGTTGATAGATATTGCATAGTTTTCCTTGAAACAACACTGTTAATCCCTTCTCTTGCAATTGACCAATGCTCAACATATTGTTCTTGAGATCTGCTACGAAATAGACATCTCATATGCCATATACAACGCCTCCTAGCTCTAGTTTAACAACTCATTTGTCACTTACTTGCATTCTGTTGATGTTTCCAAGCTTGACTGAATGGGAGAATGTCAAGTCCAAGCTTGAAAACATATCTTTATAATTGCATATATAGTTTGAGAATCTTGAATTAATGAACCAAACGTCTCTCCTTTTTCTCTCAGAATCATCCACATAGGCCATCAATAGAAGTTCATCCTCTTCCAATTCAGAATAATTTGCTTCTTTTTCCACTTAGGACACTCAAATTGATAGTGTCCCAAATGTTAACACTTAAAACACTCAGTAGTGGATTTATCCACATTATATCTCCCTTTACCTCGTCCACGTCCTCGAGATGGTCCTCTGCCTCTTCCATACCTTGCTCTTTCTTCCACCTTGAGAGCTTGGTCGTCATCTTCCTTGTGAACGCGATTGAACTTATGCTCATTCATCACCAGTGAGCTTTATAGttcattaatgaatatattatatgtatccTTGGATTCTTCGATGGACACTATCACACATGTGAATTGCTCAGTCAAGGTGCGCAAGATCCTCTCCACGATCTTAGAATTCGGCATGTCCTCCCCGTTGCTACGCAACTTGTTTGCAATTATCATTACTCTTGCAAAGTAATTAGTGATTCTTTCTCCTTTCTTCATCTCTAGAATTTCAAAATCTATTCTTCTAGAACTTCTTCACTTTTTCATTTCCTCCAAATTTCTTTTTCAGTGAATCCCACACCACCTTGGACGTGCGTCGATCCAGAATTTGCTCGAAAACAATTCTATCTATTGCTTGAAAGAGATAATGTTTTACTTGGTGATCTTTGGTTCTGACATTGTCCAATAGTCCATATTGTGCATCCGTGAGTAGGGTTCTTTCCGTtggttcttcaaaaccgcattCCACTAGACTCCATAGACCCTTTGCCCACAACAAGTTTTCCATGAGTTCACTCCAATGATCATAGTGACCATCAAAATGTGAAATTTTGGTAAGTGTTTTATCTTCACTCATTTTGCTGTGTGTTTGAGATTTGTATTTGAGATCTCAGGTTGCTACCTCTCAAAAACTCACTCTCAAACTTGGCTCTTAtaccaaatataaataatagagAAAATGTTTAACTCTTATTCAATAAGAACTACGCTGAATTTATTCCAACTAGTCCTAAAGACTAGGACAACTACTTACTCTTTTATTCCAACTAGTCCTAAAGACTCTTTCACATCTAACCCAATTGAGCTAAATCATACTTTGAAAACTATCTAAAAGATCAAAACTTGTCaaccatttgttgttcatcgAACCTAAGTTCCTTTAAAAACCCCAAAACCAAACCAATCGATCATGTAGAAGAAATTTAAGTTAATACCTCTCCTTGTGAATAGTTTTTTTCCTTGATGCAACATAATGTTCTTTCCAAACAAAggtaacataaataatttttaagccTTCTTAAAACTCTATAATCCTATTATATTTGGTCAATCCTTTGTTTTCCTCTTCATTCTTATACCAAGTTTACAAATTGCATCAAATACAAGGTTGAGGAGAGAAGGACCAAAACATCGGGTACTTTTCGTACCCCGGGTGGAATTAGGATCCTAATggttaactttattaaaatggGTTACGGATTCGGTATATGTAACTATATTGAAATAGTGTACGGGTCGAGAACGATACTACCGGGCGCGTAGTGTAACCGTTGTCTCCCCTATGTCCGATAAGCTTGACACTTGACATTTTCATCATTCTCTTAATAActagttatttatttagatagcatttaaaaaatgtttacaataacattatatattgaaattgttgttaaatgaattaaaagtgTATATTTTGTAATGTCTccttagtaaaaaaaaaatgaacaactTTGATATTTGAAGTATAGACTAAATTTTGGAATGTTTTTTcctataatttaatatatattttttttaactttgtgGACCACAATTTATTTTTGCATGACGCCTCTAATTCTCAGGCCGGCTCTGCGTTTAAGGTGTctacaacaaaatattattttcttcttcttgaaccACTGTTAGTTGTAAAATTCGATTAGGTTgaactattatataaaaaacatattcttGTAAAGGGttcaaaaataacattaatctCAAAACGATAACTAATAAGTATAATAAAGAAGATAAGATTTAATATATACTCATGAAAATTCCaactataatttattatttaataagttgTTTTCAACATAAATTAATACTTGACACATCTAATGTTGcagtaattaattaatgaaaatgttCATGCACTGCAAACGAAGATTTAACATGATatatacccaaaaaaaataatccaTGTAAAACTAGATATTATCATTTTCCTTAAAACATTCAATAAAAATCTTCTCATCCTAATTTTCATCGAAAAACTTAAAACACTTAAAAGATGTCCAAAATAAAGCATGATATCAATAGTAGTACAAAGTATATCATGGTacatatcaaattaataattaagaagcattcaaaattctaaaatagaaaattaaaccATTAAAATAGTTAAGCTTCAAATCTCATCTTGTTTGATCCACCAACTTTTAGTTCATTTGCTCGTCACTCCGAGCCTCATCAAAGCTAGATACGCAAGAACTCGATAACCAACCACCATAATCAACAACGCCACCAAAGACAACACTTCCCCTCCAAGACCAACCATCTTCACCGATGGAAAATCCCCGACCAAACAAGTCTTATCTGAACCGCAAGTATAAGCATCATTCGGCTTATATTGTGAATTAAGCAAAAGCTTGTATGTGTATTGACTTATAGAAACATACTTGATCCACGCTATAAAGCTCGGCACATGTTGAACATAGTACCCTCCGGCTAGAAGAAACGAGAGCATCATAACCGAGCCCAAAGTAGTCGCGGACTTTTGGTCCATGACCATTGCCCCAAGGGCCAATCCGAGCCCACTCGAGACTATCACCGAAAGTAGAATCGTAAAAAGTGTAGCAAAGTAATTTGGGGCAGTTGGTTTTAGTCCAGCCATCCAATATACTATAGTGACGAAAACAGTAGGGAGAACCAGCTCCATTGGCATGTCCCCAACAGCTCTCGCCATAAAGTAGGACGAGAGCTTATACATACCAGACGCCCTTTCTTTCTCGAGCATAGCTCGTTCTTGTGGGAACGTGAAAATGGCTTGAAATAACGGGAAGAACCCCCAAAACCCCGCTACAAAGAAGAGGAGACCAAtctataacaaaagaaaaacataacaTATTCGTTAGAAAATCCAAACTATCATACTTGATACTTCACAAGTTATGACATGAGTTGAGATAAGAATACCTGATCTTGTATATTTGCGGGATTTGTTTGCCACCATAAGAGACCTGAAAGGACAGCTACAACAAGAACTTGAATAATCTTAAGGCTGGAGAAGGTTTcatgttttctttctttcacaCCTCTTCTAAGCAACACATTAAATTGTTGCCACCAAGTTGTAGACCACCTTCCaagtttcttcttctcttctgaCCTTTGATTGAAATTATTGTTCTTGTTATATGTTGCTTCAAGCTCTCCCTTCAAATTTTCTTCTAAGTTGTTCTTGAAGGCTAAAACCAATGCCTGCTTTACATCACTTGGATCCTCGTTACCCT
This genomic window contains:
- the LOC124946130 gene encoding ABC transporter G family member 9-like — protein: MQEHKEGPTIFKKANHPVTLKFEDVVYKVKPRNTGSFIKNKKSNEKIILKGVSGIVSPGEMLAMLGPSGSGKTTLLTALGGRLVSGQLTGKMTYNDRPFSNTMKRNTGFVTQDDVLYPHLTVTETLVFTALLRLPNSLRKEEKVEHAEAIIAQLGLTKCKNSIIGRPFLRGVSGGERKRVSIGQEMLINPSLLFLDEPTSGLDSTTAQRIVSTLWELAHAGGRTIVMTIHQPSSRLFYMFDKVILLSEGNLAYFGKGNDAMKYFSSVGYVPSVAMNPADFLLDLANGILSDEGNEDPSDVKQALVLAFKNNLEENLKGELEATYNKNNNFNQRSEEKKKLGRWSTTWWQQFNVLLRRGVKERKHETFSSLKIIQVLVVAVLSGLLWWQTNPANIQDQIGLLFFVAGFWGFFPLFQAIFTFPQERAMLEKERASGMYKLSSYFMARAVGDMPMELVLPTVFVTIVYWMAGLKPTAPNYFATLFTILLSVIVSSGLGLALGAMVMDQKSATTLGSVMMLSFLLAGGYYVQHVPSFIAWIKYVSISQYTYKLLLNSQYKPNDAYTCGSDKTCLVGDFPSVKMVGLGGEVLSLVALLIMVVGYRVLAYLALMRLGVTSK